A DNA window from Rhipicephalus sanguineus isolate Rsan-2018 chromosome 8, BIME_Rsan_1.4, whole genome shotgun sequence contains the following coding sequences:
- the LOC125759608 gene encoding uncharacterized protein LOC125759608: protein MRYKPFLFLIQILTFGWITHASTEGHICSSFDLSHGNHRKDSAVKMNENPCCFPELPSLEPPILPADFHVTFRGTSSTENLINSPAWSCSSSGQGGSASATMRYKPFLFLIQILTFGWITHASTEGHICSSFDLSHGNHRKDSAVKMNENPCCFPELPSLEPPILPADFHVTFRGTSSTENLINSPAWSCSSSGQGGSASATMRYKPFLFLIQVSYLPGDKSFKSNNVFLVLLPCPQCLERIVVICLHLLDLLSLCGDVESNPGPKGSSESVRGKESSSENLSDRSLLLEVLAGQKELMKRMDKFDSSQKDITNTLAQFKDRLESLECGLEIYQYAKPRLLLLSCT from the coding sequence ATGCGCTACAAGCCTTTTCTGTTTCTTATACAGATCCTGACCTTTGGTTGGATCACGCATGCGTCAACAGAGGGTCATATCTGCTCATCTTTTGACCTCAGCCATGGCAATCATCGCAAGGACAGCGCCGTAAAGATGAACGAAAATCCCTGCTGTTTTCCGGAGCTACCTTCACTGGAACCGCCCATCCTACCTGCTGACTTCCACGTCACCTTCCGGGGAACGTCATCGACGGAGAACCTTATAAATTCGCCGGCTTGGTCCTGCAGCTCCAGTGGGCAAGGTGGCAGCGCGTCTGCAACAATGCGCTACAAGCCTTTTCTGTTTCTTATACAGATCCTGACCTTTGGTTGGATCACGCATGCGTCAACAGAGGGTCATATCTGCTCATCTTTTGACCTCAGCCATGGCAATCATCGCAAGGACAGCGCCGTAAAGATGAACGAAAATCCCTGCTGTTTTCCGGAGCTACCTTCACTGGAACCGCCCATCCTACCTGCTGACTTCCACGTCACCTTCCGGGGAACGTCATCGACGGAGAACCTTATAAATTCGCCGGCTTGGTCCTGCAGCTCCAGTGGGCAAGGTGGCAGCGCGTCTGCAACAATGCGCTACAAGCCTTTTCTGTTTCTTATACAGGTTAGTTATTTACCTGGAGATAAATCATTTAAAAGTAATAATGTTTTTCTCGTGCTGCTACCTTGCCCACAATGTTTAGAGCGTATTGTTGTGATTTGCCTGCACTTATTGGATTTATTATCCCTCTGCGGTGACGTTGAGTCGAATCCTGGACCCAAGGGATCTAGTGAGTCTGTGCGTGGCAAAGAATCATCATCAGAAAACTTAAGTGATCGCAGCCTACTTCTCGAGGTACTCGCGGGCCAAAAAGAGCTGATGAAGCGAATGGACAAATTTGACAGTTCACAGAAAGACATAACAAACACATTAGCTCAATTTAAAGATCGACTAGAATCATTGGAATGTGGTTTAGAAATCTATCAGTATGCCAAACCAAGGTTGCTGCTGTTGAGTTGCACGTAA